A portion of the Mycobacterium paraseoulense genome contains these proteins:
- a CDS encoding DUF3662 and FHA domain-containing protein, with protein sequence MSNQRGLAARIERKLEATVDNAFARVFGGSIVPQEVEALLRREARDGVERLQGNRLLAPNEYIITLGRHDFEKVGADPDLTSDAFAGYLTDYIREQGWQTYGEVVVRFEQSSNLRTGQYRARGAVNPDVQPRPTVNDPVRPQSNNAFGAERGVAPMTDDSSYRGAQGPGRPSDEYYDDRYQRPPEGGAEPQGAPDQRGGYPPEPSGYPPQQGYPPPRQPEQGGYPEQGGYQGPGGYPDQRGYQGPGGYPDQRGYQGPGGYPEQGQGGYPPQYEQRPPGPGGYGGQGYDQGYRPGGGYGPPPGGGQPGGQQGYGGYGEYGRGPARPDEGGYAPPEQRPAYPEQGAGYEQGAGYEQGAGYEQGAGYEQGAGYEQGYPQGGGYGRPDYGPGDYTQYAENVPAGGYPGQAGGYAEPAHRDYDYGQQAEYAQPSEYGQPADYGQPAGGYGAYGGGGYGAAGTTVTLQLDDGSGRTYQLREGSNIVGRGQDAQFRLPDTGVSRRHLEIRWDGQVALLSDLNSTNGTTVNNAPVQEWQLADGDVIRLGHSEIIVRIH encoded by the coding sequence ATGAGTAACCAACGGGGCCTGGCGGCGCGGATCGAGCGCAAGCTCGAGGCCACCGTCGACAATGCGTTCGCCCGCGTCTTCGGCGGCTCGATCGTTCCGCAGGAGGTGGAAGCCCTCCTGCGGCGCGAGGCCCGGGACGGTGTCGAGAGGCTGCAGGGAAATCGCCTTTTGGCCCCCAACGAATACATCATTACCCTCGGTAGGCACGACTTCGAGAAGGTGGGCGCCGACCCTGATCTCACTTCGGACGCTTTCGCTGGGTACTTGACCGACTACATCCGTGAACAGGGGTGGCAAACGTATGGTGAGGTGGTCGTCCGGTTCGAGCAGTCATCGAACCTGCGTACCGGCCAGTACCGCGCCCGTGGTGCTGTCAACCCCGATGTGCAGCCCCGCCCGACGGTCAACGATCCCGTCCGGCCACAATCAAATAATGCGTTCGGCGCAGAACGAGGAGTAGCACCAATGACTGACGATTCGAGCTACCGCGGGGCTCAGGGGCCGGGGCGGCCCAGTGATGAGTATTACGACGACCGCTACCAGCGTCCGCCAGAGGGTGGCGCGGAACCTCAGGGGGCACCTGACCAGCGCGGTGGGTATCCGCCCGAGCCGAGCGGCTATCCGCCGCAGCAGGGCTACCCGCCACCCCGGCAGCCCGAGCAGGGCGGCTACCCGGAACAAGGCGGGTACCAAGGCCCGGGCGGCTACCCCGACCAACGCGGCTACCAAGGCCCGGGCGGCTACCCCGACCAACGCGGCTACCAGGGCCCGGGCGGCTACCCCGAGCAGGGCCAGGGCGGCTACCCGCCGCAGTACGAGCAGCGTCCTCCCGGACCCGGCGGGTACGGCGGCCAGGGTTACGACCAGGGCTACCGCCCGGGCGGCGGCTACGGCCCCCCGCCCGGGGGCGGTCAGCCCGGCGGCCAGCAGGGCTACGGCGGTTACGGCGAATACGGCCGCGGACCGGCGCGCCCGGACGAGGGGGGCTACGCCCCGCCCGAGCAACGGCCGGCCTATCCCGAGCAGGGCGCCGGCTACGAGCAAGGCGCCGGCTACGAGCAGGGTGCCGGCTACGAGCAAGGCGCCGGGTATGAGCAGGGCGCCGGCTACGAGCAGGGATACCCGCAGGGCGGCGGCTACGGCCGGCCGGACTACGGCCCCGGCGACTACACGCAATACGCCGAAAACGTCCCCGCCGGGGGATACCCCGGCCAGGCCGGCGGATACGCCGAGCCCGCGCACCGCGACTACGACTACGGCCAGCAGGCCGAGTACGCACAGCCGAGCGAGTACGGCCAGCCCGCCGACTACGGCCAGCCGGCCGGTGGCTACGGCGCGTACGGCGGTGGCGGCTACGGCGCGGCCGGAACGACGGTCACCCTGCAGCTCGACGACGGCAGCGGCCGCACCTATCAGCTGCGTGAAGGCTCCAACATCGTTGGCCGCGGGCAAGACGCCCAATTCCGGCTGCCCGACACGGGGGTGTCACGGCGTCACCTCGAGATCCGCTGGGACGGGCAGGTGGCGCTCCTTTCGGACCTGAACTCGACCAACGGCACCACCGTGAACAACGCGCCCGTGCAGGAGTGGCAGCTAGCGGACGGTGACGTGATTCGTCTGGGCCACTCGGAGATCATCGTCCGGATCCACTAA
- a CDS encoding FHA domain-containing protein FhaB/FipA: MQGLVLQLTRAGFLMLLWVFIWSVLRILRTDIYAPTGAVMVRRGLALRGTLLPSRQRRHAARYLVVTEGALAGARITLSGQPVLIGRADDSTLVLTDDYASTRHARLSQRGSEWYVEDLGSTNGTYLDRAKVTTAVRVPIGTPIRIGKTAIELRP, encoded by the coding sequence ATGCAGGGACTCGTTCTGCAGCTGACGCGCGCCGGATTTTTAATGTTGTTATGGGTATTCATCTGGTCCGTCTTGCGGATCTTGCGGACCGATATCTATGCGCCCACGGGCGCCGTCATGGTGCGCCGCGGGTTGGCGTTGCGCGGCACCCTGCTGCCGTCGCGGCAGCGCCGGCACGCCGCGCGCTATCTGGTGGTGACCGAGGGAGCGTTGGCCGGGGCGCGCATCACACTCAGCGGGCAACCGGTGTTGATCGGGAGGGCTGACGACTCGACCCTGGTCCTCACCGACGACTACGCCTCCACACGGCACGCGCGGCTGTCTCAGCGCGGTTCGGAATGGTACGTCGAGGATCTAGGATCGACGAACGGCACTTACCTTGACAGGGCAAAGGTGACGACTGCGGTACGAGTTCCGATAGGGACGCCGATTCGGATCGGCAAAACGGCGATCGAGTTGCGCCCGTGA
- a CDS encoding PP2C family protein-serine/threonine phosphatase translates to MTLVLRYAARSDRGLVRANNEDSVYAGARLLALADGMGGHAAGEVASQLVIAALAHLDDDEPGGDLLAKLDAAVRSGNAAIAAQVEAEPELEGMGTTLTAILFAGDRIGLVHIGDSRGYLLRDGELTQITKDDTFVQTLVDEGRITREEAHSHPQRSLIMRALTGHEVEPTLTMREARAGDRYLLCSDGLSDPVSDETILEALQIPDVAEAAYRLIELALRGGGPDNVTVVVADVVDYDYGQTQPILAGAVSGDDDQMTLPNTSAGRASAIRPRDESAKRVAPQPETPIRPRWPRRRMFFVATLAVLFALSGLAIAWWVIQRNYYVAEYDGKVSIVRGIQGSLLGVPLQEPYLVGCLSPRNELSLISYGQSGHSNCQLMTLRDLRRPGQVQVQTGLPGGSLDQAESQLRQLLAEYLLPTCPSPRATSPPGPPAPGSGPPESSAATSSTTTAPPTTTSSAPGAPAPTSATGGAIPSPVGPTTTSQTVTALPAPPLQPGIDCRTVA, encoded by the coding sequence GTGACGCTGGTCTTGCGATATGCCGCCCGCAGCGATCGCGGCCTGGTGCGCGCCAACAACGAAGACTCCGTGTACGCCGGTGCGCGACTGCTCGCCCTGGCCGACGGCATGGGCGGCCACGCCGCCGGCGAGGTCGCCTCCCAACTGGTGATCGCCGCCCTGGCCCATCTCGACGACGACGAGCCCGGCGGGGACCTGCTGGCCAAGCTCGACGCCGCGGTGCGCTCAGGCAACGCGGCGATCGCGGCGCAGGTCGAGGCGGAGCCCGAGCTCGAGGGAATGGGCACCACGCTCACCGCCATCCTGTTCGCGGGTGACCGGATCGGTCTGGTGCACATCGGCGACTCGCGCGGCTACCTGCTGCGCGACGGCGAACTGACCCAGATCACCAAGGACGACACCTTCGTCCAGACCCTGGTCGACGAGGGCCGCATCACCCGCGAAGAGGCACACAGCCACCCGCAACGGTCGCTGATCATGCGCGCGCTGACCGGTCACGAGGTCGAACCCACCCTGACCATGCGCGAGGCACGCGCCGGCGACCGGTACCTGCTCTGCTCCGATGGGCTCAGCGACCCGGTGAGCGACGAAACCATCCTCGAGGCGCTGCAGATCCCCGACGTCGCCGAAGCCGCCTACCGGCTCATCGAGTTGGCGCTGCGCGGCGGCGGCCCCGACAACGTGACCGTGGTGGTGGCCGACGTCGTCGACTACGACTACGGCCAGACCCAGCCGATTCTGGCCGGCGCAGTTTCCGGTGACGACGACCAGATGACCTTGCCGAACACCTCCGCGGGCCGCGCCTCGGCGATCAGGCCGCGCGACGAATCCGCCAAACGCGTTGCGCCACAACCAGAAACACCCATCCGCCCCCGTTGGCCCCGGCGGCGGATGTTCTTCGTGGCGACACTGGCGGTGTTGTTCGCCCTCTCGGGCCTCGCCATCGCGTGGTGGGTCATCCAGCGCAACTATTACGTCGCCGAATACGACGGCAAGGTGTCGATCGTCCGCGGAATTCAGGGGTCCTTGTTGGGCGTGCCCCTGCAGGAGCCATATTTGGTCGGCTGCCTGAGTCCGCGCAACGAACTGTCGCTGATCAGTTATGGCCAATCCGGTCACTCGAACTGCCAGCTGATGACGTTGCGGGATCTGCGCCGTCCCGGGCAGGTGCAGGTGCAGACCGGGTTGCCGGGAGGCAGCCTGGACCAGGCGGAGTCGCAGCTACGGCAACTGCTGGCCGAGTACCTGCTGCCAACCTGTCCGTCGCCGCGCGCCACGTCGCCGCCGGGGCCGCCTGCCCCCGGGAGCGGCCCCCCCGAGTCAAGTGCCGCGACATCGTCGACAACGACCGCTCCACCGACCACCACTTCTTCCGCTCCCGGCGCCCCAGCCCCCACCAGTGCCACAGGCGGCGCGATCCCTTCGCCGGTGGGCCCCACGACCACTTCCCAGACGGTCACCGCGCTTCCAGCGCCTCCACTGCAACCGGGCATTGACTGCCGGACGGTGGCATGA
- a CDS encoding FtsW/RodA/SpoVE family cell cycle protein yields the protein MTTQLQPPVAVTPPLPTRRNAELLLLCFAAAITVAALLIVEANQDREVRWNVISYGLVFLLVFGSAHMAIRRFAPYTDPLLLPIVALLNGLGLVMIHRLDLVDNQMSGRHHPSATQQMMWTVVGVVTFALVVTFLKDHRQLARYGYICGITGLVLLVIPALLPASLSEQNGAKIWIRFSGFSIQPAEFSKILLLIFFSAVLIAKRGLFNSVGKHFMGLTLPRPRDLAPLLAAWVISVGVMAFEKDLGTSLLLYASFLVVVYLATQRFSWVVIGLVLFAVGSVIAYFIFAHVRVRVQMWWDPFSDPDGSGYQIVQSLFSFATGGIFGTGLGNGQPDTVPAASTDFIIAAFGEELGLVGLASILMLYTIVIVRGMRTAIATRDSFGKLLAAGLASTLAIQLFIVVGGVTQLIPLTGLTTPWMSYGGSSLLANYILLAILARISNSARHPVRGRDRTDSPIAAAKTEVIEKV from the coding sequence ATGACAACACAACTGCAGCCGCCCGTCGCGGTCACGCCTCCGCTGCCAACGCGTCGCAACGCCGAGCTGCTGCTGCTGTGTTTCGCCGCGGCGATCACCGTCGCCGCGTTGCTGATCGTCGAGGCCAACCAGGATCGCGAAGTGCGCTGGAACGTCATCAGCTACGGGCTGGTGTTCCTGCTCGTATTCGGGTCCGCGCACATGGCCATCAGGCGCTTCGCCCCCTACACCGATCCGCTGCTGTTGCCAATTGTGGCCCTGCTCAACGGGCTTGGCCTGGTAATGATCCATCGACTCGACCTGGTCGACAACCAGATGAGCGGCCGCCATCACCCCAGCGCCACCCAGCAGATGATGTGGACCGTGGTCGGGGTCGTCACGTTCGCGCTCGTGGTCACGTTTCTCAAAGACCATCGCCAGTTGGCGCGGTACGGCTACATCTGCGGCATCACGGGGCTGGTGCTGTTGGTGATTCCCGCCCTGCTGCCGGCATCGCTATCCGAGCAGAACGGCGCGAAGATCTGGATTCGCTTCTCCGGCTTCTCAATTCAGCCAGCCGAATTCTCCAAAATCTTATTGCTGATCTTCTTTTCCGCCGTGCTGATCGCCAAGCGGGGGCTCTTCAACAGCGTCGGAAAGCATTTCATGGGCCTGACCCTGCCGCGCCCGCGCGACCTCGCGCCGCTGCTGGCGGCCTGGGTGATCTCGGTGGGTGTGATGGCCTTCGAGAAGGACCTGGGCACCTCGCTGCTGCTCTACGCGTCGTTCCTGGTGGTGGTTTACCTTGCGACACAACGGTTCAGCTGGGTGGTGATCGGCCTGGTGCTGTTCGCGGTGGGCAGCGTCATCGCGTATTTCATCTTCGCCCACGTCCGCGTGCGCGTGCAGATGTGGTGGGACCCGTTCTCCGACCCGGACGGCAGCGGCTACCAGATCGTGCAGTCCCTGTTCAGTTTCGCCACGGGCGGCATCTTCGGCACCGGGCTCGGCAATGGTCAGCCCGATACGGTGCCGGCCGCGTCGACTGATTTCATCATCGCGGCCTTCGGTGAAGAGCTGGGACTCGTGGGCCTGGCCAGCATTTTGATGCTCTACACCATCGTCATCGTCCGCGGCATGCGCACCGCGATCGCGACGCGGGACAGCTTCGGCAAGCTACTGGCCGCGGGCCTGGCTTCCACCCTGGCGATTCAACTATTCATCGTCGTCGGCGGCGTCACGCAACTCATTCCACTGACCGGACTGACCACGCCGTGGATGTCCTATGGCGGCTCGTCATTGCTGGCGAACTACATACTGCTGGCCATCCTCGCTCGCATCTCCAACAGCGCCCGGCACCCCGTGCGCGGGCGCGACCGCACGGACTCCCCGATCGCGGCGGCCAAGACCGAGGTAATCGAGAAGGTATGA
- the pbpA gene encoding D,D-transpeptidase PbpA: protein MNTSLRRISVTVMALIVLLLLNATMTQVFAADSLRADPRNQRVLLDEYSRQRGQIVAGGQLLAYSVATDSRFRFLRVYPNPAVYAPLTGFYSLRYSSTGLERAEDPLLNGSDERLFGRRLADFFTGRDPRGGNVDTTIRPRVQQAGWDAMQQGCGGPPCKGAVVALEPSTGKILAMVSSPSYDPNLLASHDPEVQAQAWQRLRDDPDNPMTNRAISETYPPGSTFKVITTAAALEAGATDAEQLTAAASIQLPDSTATLENYGGQPCGSELTVSLKQAFALSCNTAFVQLGIHTGADALRSMAHSFGLDTTPGVIPLQVAESALGIIPDAAALGMSSIGQKDVALTPLENAQIAATIANDGVTMQPYLIDSLKGPDLATISTTVPYQQRRAVSPQVAAKLTELMVGAEKVAQQKGAIPGVQIASKTGTAEHGTDPRNTPPHAWYIAFAPAQTPKVAVAVLVENGGDRLSATGGALAAPIGRAVIQAALQGGP from the coding sequence ATGAACACCTCTCTGCGCCGCATCTCGGTCACCGTCATGGCGTTGATCGTGCTGCTGCTGCTCAACGCCACGATGACGCAGGTGTTCGCCGCCGACTCGCTGCGGGCGGACCCGCGCAATCAGCGCGTCCTGCTCGACGAGTACTCGCGGCAACGCGGCCAGATCGTCGCGGGTGGCCAGCTGCTGGCGTACTCGGTGGCCACCGACAGCCGCTTCCGCTTTCTGCGGGTCTATCCCAACCCCGCGGTGTACGCGCCGCTCACCGGCTTCTACTCGCTGCGCTACTCCAGCACGGGCCTGGAGCGTGCCGAGGACCCGCTGCTGAACGGCTCCGACGAGCGGCTGTTCGGGCGGCGGCTGGCCGACTTCTTCACCGGCCGCGATCCGCGCGGCGGCAACGTGGACACCACGATCCGGCCGCGGGTCCAGCAGGCCGGGTGGGACGCGATGCAGCAGGGCTGCGGCGGGCCGCCGTGCAAGGGTGCCGTCGTCGCCCTCGAGCCGTCCACCGGCAAGATCTTGGCGATGGTGTCATCGCCGTCCTACGACCCCAATCTGCTCGCCTCGCACGATCCCGAGGTGCAGGCGCAGGCATGGCAGCGGCTTCGCGACGACCCCGACAATCCCATGACCAACCGCGCCATCTCGGAGACGTACCCACCCGGTTCCACGTTCAAGGTCATCACCACCGCCGCCGCGCTCGAGGCCGGTGCGACCGACGCCGAGCAGCTGACCGCGGCGGCCTCCATCCAGCTGCCCGACAGCACCGCGACGCTCGAGAACTACGGCGGCCAGCCCTGTGGCAGCGAGCTCACGGTATCCCTCAAGCAGGCGTTCGCCCTGTCGTGCAACACCGCATTCGTTCAGCTCGGCATCCACACCGGGGCCGATGCGCTGCGCAGCATGGCGCACTCGTTCGGCCTGGACACCACCCCCGGCGTCATTCCGCTGCAGGTGGCCGAATCCGCCCTCGGGATCATTCCGGACGCCGCCGCGCTGGGCATGTCCAGCATCGGCCAGAAGGACGTGGCGCTGACGCCGCTGGAAAACGCTCAGATCGCCGCGACCATCGCGAACGACGGCGTCACGATGCAGCCCTACCTGATCGACAGCCTCAAGGGCCCCGACCTGGCGACCATCAGCACCACCGTTCCCTATCAGCAGCGCCGCGCGGTGTCACCCCAAGTCGCCGCTAAGCTAACAGAGCTGATGGTCGGCGCCGAGAAGGTCGCGCAGCAGAAAGGGGCCATTCCCGGCGTGCAGATCGCATCAAAGACTGGTACCGCAGAGCACGGCACCGATCCGCGAAATACGCCGCCGCACGCGTGGTACATCGCCTTCGCGCCCGCGCAGACGCCCAAAGTCGCCGTGGCAGTGTTGGTGGAGAATGGCGGCGACCGCCTGTCCGCGACGGGAGGTGCACTCGCCGCGCCGATCGGACGGGCCGTCATCCAAGCCGCGCTACAGGGAGGACCATGA
- a CDS encoding serine/threonine-protein kinase, protein MSPRVGVTLSGRYRLQRLIATGGMGQVWEAVDSRLGRRVAVKVLKQEFSQDPEFIERFRAEARTTAMLNHPGIAQVHDYGESQLDGEGRTAYLVMELVNGEPLNSVLKRTGRLSLRHALDMLEQTGRALQVAHAAGLVHRDVKPGNILITPTGQVKITDFGIAKAVDAAPVTQTGMVMGTAQYIAPEQALGHDATPASDVYSLGVVGYEVVSGKRPFTGDGALTVAMKHIKEPPPPLPAELPPNVRELIEITLVKNPAMRYRSGGPFADAVAAVRAGRRPPRPSQSPPPGRASPAAIPSSPTTRAAAVTSTRAAAPRRTRPATGGHRPPPARRTFSSGQRALLWAAGVLGALAIIIAVLIVINSRADTPQQPPPPTVTDTGGPPAPPPSKTPSGSAPGAALRLNWTDRPTIGNSGPRRGPAEHGWRAPLAPSVSPPRHEIPR, encoded by the coding sequence ATGAGCCCGCGAGTTGGTGTGACGCTGTCGGGCCGCTACCGCCTGCAGCGCCTGATCGCCACCGGCGGCATGGGCCAGGTTTGGGAGGCCGTGGACAGCCGGCTCGGCCGCCGTGTCGCGGTCAAGGTGCTCAAGCAGGAGTTCTCCCAGGACCCGGAGTTCATCGAGCGGTTCCGGGCCGAGGCCCGCACCACCGCCATGCTCAACCACCCCGGCATCGCCCAGGTCCACGACTACGGCGAAAGTCAGCTGGACGGGGAAGGCCGCACGGCCTACCTGGTGATGGAGCTGGTCAACGGCGAGCCGCTGAACTCGGTGCTCAAGCGCACGGGCCGGCTGTCGCTGCGGCACGCGCTGGACATGCTCGAGCAGACCGGCCGGGCGCTGCAGGTCGCGCACGCCGCCGGCTTGGTGCACCGCGACGTCAAACCGGGCAACATCCTGATCACCCCGACGGGCCAGGTGAAGATCACCGACTTCGGTATCGCCAAAGCCGTCGACGCGGCACCCGTCACCCAGACCGGGATGGTGATGGGCACCGCCCAGTACATCGCCCCCGAACAGGCACTGGGGCACGACGCAACCCCCGCCAGCGACGTGTATTCGCTGGGCGTCGTCGGCTACGAGGTGGTGTCGGGCAAGCGGCCGTTCACCGGTGACGGCGCCCTGACGGTGGCGATGAAACACATCAAAGAGCCGCCCCCGCCGCTGCCCGCCGAGCTGCCGCCCAACGTGCGCGAGCTCATCGAGATCACGCTCGTCAAGAATCCCGCGATGCGCTACCGCAGTGGCGGTCCTTTCGCCGACGCCGTGGCGGCGGTGCGCGCCGGCCGCCGGCCGCCCCGGCCCAGCCAGTCACCACCGCCCGGACGGGCGTCGCCGGCGGCCATCCCGTCCAGCCCCACCACCAGGGCGGCCGCCGTCACCAGCACCCGCGCTGCGGCGCCGCGCCGAACCCGGCCGGCCACCGGCGGTCATCGTCCGCCCCCGGCGCGGCGCACCTTCTCGTCGGGTCAGCGGGCATTGTTGTGGGCCGCCGGGGTGCTCGGAGCGCTGGCGATCATCATCGCGGTGCTCATCGTCATCAATTCCCGCGCGGACACCCCGCAGCAACCGCCGCCTCCGACGGTCACCGACACGGGGGGTCCGCCGGCGCCGCCGCCGAGCAAGACCCCGAGCGGTTCTGCGCCCGGCGCCGCGCTGCGGCTCAATTGGACGGATCGACCGACGATAGGGAATTCTGGACCGCGAAGGGGGCCGGCCGAGCACGGGTGGCGTGCACCACTGGCGCCCAGCGTGTCACCGCCCCGACACGAGATACCACGATGA
- the pknB gene encoding Stk1 family PASTA domain-containing Ser/Thr kinase: MTSPQHLSDRYELGEILGFGGMSEVHLARDVRLHRDVAVKVLRADLARDPSFYLRFRREAQNAAALNHPSIVAVYDTGEAETPTGPLPYIVMEYVDGVTLRDIVHTDGPLPPRRAIEIIADACQALNFSHQAGIIHRDVKPANIMISNTNAVKVMDFGIARAIADSGNSVTQTAAVIGTAQYLSPEQARGDTVDARSDVYSLGCVLYEILTGEPPFTGDSPVAVAYQHVREDPIPPSHRHEGISADLDAVVLKALAKNPDNRYQTAAEMRADLVRVHNGETPEAPKILTDADRSSLLATGGNLPGPRTDPLPRQSLRRIEDRDGGSVGRWIVAVAALAVLTIVVVIAFNTFGGTTRDVQVPDMRGQVSADAIAALQNRGFKTRTLQKPDSAIPPDHVISTDPGANASVSAGDEITINVSTGPEQREVPDVSSLSYSDAVSKLKAAGFSKFKQANSPSSPESMGKVIGTNPPANQTSAITNVITVIVGSGPETKQVPDVAGQTVDVAQKNLTVYGFSKITQAQVDSTRPAGEVIGTNPPKGQMVPVDSVIELQVSKGNQFVMPDLSGMFWTDAEPRLRALGWTGVLDKGPDVDAGGSQSHRVVYQNPPAGAGCNRDGIITLKFGQ; this comes from the coding sequence ATGACCTCCCCTCAACACCTGTCTGACCGCTATGAACTGGGCGAAATCCTCGGTTTCGGGGGCATGTCCGAGGTTCACCTGGCCCGCGACGTCCGGCTCCACCGCGATGTCGCGGTCAAAGTCCTGCGCGCCGACCTGGCCCGCGATCCCAGCTTTTATCTGCGGTTCCGCCGCGAGGCGCAGAACGCCGCCGCGCTGAACCACCCGTCGATCGTCGCGGTCTACGACACCGGCGAGGCGGAGACCCCAACGGGCCCGCTGCCCTACATCGTTATGGAGTACGTCGACGGTGTCACGCTGCGGGACATCGTGCACACCGACGGCCCGCTACCCCCGCGGCGAGCCATCGAGATCATCGCCGACGCATGCCAGGCGCTGAACTTCAGTCACCAGGCCGGCATCATCCACCGCGACGTCAAGCCGGCGAACATCATGATCAGCAACACCAACGCGGTCAAGGTGATGGACTTCGGCATCGCGCGCGCGATCGCCGACAGCGGCAACAGCGTCACCCAGACGGCGGCCGTGATCGGCACGGCCCAGTACCTGTCGCCCGAGCAGGCCCGCGGCGACACGGTCGACGCCCGATCCGACGTCTACTCGCTAGGGTGTGTACTCTACGAAATCCTCACGGGTGAGCCACCTTTCACCGGCGACTCCCCGGTCGCGGTCGCATACCAGCACGTGCGCGAGGACCCGATTCCACCGTCACATCGGCACGAGGGCATCTCGGCCGACCTCGACGCCGTCGTGCTCAAGGCGCTGGCCAAGAATCCGGACAACCGCTACCAGACGGCCGCCGAAATGCGCGCCGACCTGGTGCGGGTGCACAACGGCGAAACCCCCGAGGCGCCAAAGATACTCACCGATGCCGACCGCTCGTCGCTGCTCGCCACGGGCGGCAACCTGCCCGGCCCGCGCACTGATCCGCTGCCCCGGCAGTCCCTGCGCCGCATCGAGGACCGCGACGGCGGATCGGTCGGTCGCTGGATCGTCGCGGTCGCCGCGCTGGCGGTGCTGACGATCGTCGTCGTCATCGCCTTCAACACCTTCGGCGGCACGACCCGAGATGTCCAGGTGCCCGACATGCGGGGCCAGGTGTCCGCGGATGCCATTGCCGCGCTGCAGAATCGCGGCTTCAAGACCCGCACCCTGCAAAAGCCCGATTCCGCGATCCCGCCCGACCATGTCATTAGCACCGATCCCGGCGCCAACGCGTCGGTGAGCGCGGGCGACGAGATCACCATCAACGTCTCGACCGGTCCCGAACAGCGTGAAGTACCCGACGTGTCCTCGCTGAGTTACTCAGACGCGGTCAGCAAGCTCAAGGCCGCGGGATTCAGCAAGTTCAAGCAGGCCAATTCGCCGTCGAGTCCCGAGTCGATGGGCAAGGTGATCGGCACCAACCCGCCGGCCAACCAGACGTCGGCAATCACCAACGTGATCACCGTCATCGTCGGCTCCGGCCCGGAGACCAAGCAGGTGCCCGACGTCGCTGGCCAGACCGTCGACGTCGCCCAGAAGAATCTCACCGTCTACGGGTTCAGCAAGATCACCCAGGCGCAGGTGGACAGCACCCGACCCGCCGGCGAGGTCATCGGCACCAATCCGCCCAAGGGCCAGATGGTTCCGGTCGATTCGGTGATCGAGTTGCAGGTGTCCAAGGGCAACCAGTTCGTGATGCCCGACCTCAGCGGCATGTTCTGGACGGACGCCGAGCCGCGGTTACGGGCGCTGGGCTGGACAGGGGTGCTGGACAAGGGACCCGACGTGGACGCGGGCGGCTCGCAGTCCCACCGGGTGGTGTATCAGAACCCGCCGGCCGGCGCCGGCTGCAACCGCGACGGGATCATCACGCTGAAGTTCGGCCAGTAG
- a CDS encoding aminodeoxychorismate/anthranilate synthase component II produces MRILVVDNYDSFVFNLVQYLGQLGVEAEVWRNDDARLSDEAAVAQRFDGVLLSPGPGTPERAGASIGLVRACAAERTPLLGVCLGHQAIGVAFGATVDRAPELLHGKTSSVFHTNTGVLQGLPDPFTATRYHSLTILPESLPPVLEVTARTRGGVIMGVRHSELPIHGVQFHPESILTEGGHRMLANWLAYCGWPRNDTLIRRLENEVRAAVQPYFPADPAATGRTSA; encoded by the coding sequence GTGCGGATCCTTGTCGTCGACAACTACGACAGCTTCGTGTTCAACCTGGTGCAGTACCTCGGCCAGTTGGGCGTCGAGGCCGAGGTGTGGCGCAACGACGACGCCAGGCTCTCCGACGAGGCCGCCGTCGCCCAGCGGTTCGACGGGGTCCTGCTCAGCCCCGGGCCGGGCACCCCGGAACGTGCCGGCGCTTCCATCGGTCTGGTGCGCGCGTGTGCCGCCGAGCGCACGCCGCTGCTCGGCGTCTGCCTCGGCCACCAGGCCATCGGAGTGGCCTTCGGCGCCACCGTGGATCGCGCGCCCGAACTGCTGCACGGTAAGACCAGCAGCGTCTTCCACACCAATACTGGTGTGCTACAAGGGCTTCCGGATCCCTTCACGGCTACGCGCTACCACTCGCTGACCATACTGCCGGAGTCACTGCCCCCGGTTCTGGAGGTGACGGCACGCACGCGGGGTGGCGTCATCATGGGGGTGCGGCACAGCGAGCTTCCCATTCACGGCGTCCAGTTCCACCCGGAGTCGATCCTGACCGAGGGTGGGCACCGGATGCTGGCGAACTGGCTGGCGTACTGCGGGTGGCCCCGCAACGACACGTTGATTCGCCGGCTCGAGAACGAGGTCCGTGCGGCGGTGCAGCCCTATTTCCCGGCCGACCCGGCGGCTACTGGCCGAACTTCAGCGTGA